The genomic region AAACTCAAGTGGAATTGGTTCGGCGCGAGATTGCTGTTTTGGCTTTGGTAGAATGCGAATCCAATAATCGAAGCTGAGGAAAAAAATAACGTGTACGAGAAGTGAGATAACGATACCGAACCAAAGAGCATCAGTATTGCTTCTCCTTCTGCCGCCACGCCAGAATTCTTGTTCCGATTGCTGGAATTCTTTTTGCAACACCATGCCGCGATCGCCTCATAACAGCCGTGCCGACAGTTCGTCTACCAGTGTATGTCGATCGGGGCAAAAATGGGCAAGAAGCGATCGCACTTCTGAATAGTTGCCTTGCTTGCCTTACTTTCTTTCTGGATGAGAAGCAGTTTCTTCTGAAGGTTGTCCCATCTGATTTATCCTAGCAATCATCTGGTACAATCGCCCCAAGTCTCTTTGATTAAAATAAAGCACGATCCGGGGCAAATCTATAGTTTCATCCTGAGTTTCTTGAGGTAAAGCGGCACTTTTTTCAATCTTGCCTTTCACCAAAATATCGCTGAAATTGTCATTCAACTCTTCAACTTCAGCATCAGATAGTTCTGCATCAAGCCGAATTACCAATAAATCGCGCACGTAACGGCTAGAGTGATAAACTCGATAAAATTGCGTGATCGCGTTACAAGCAACATCTAAGTTATCTGTAATCGTATAAAGACTGGGATCTTCAGGACTAACCAAACCTTTTTGAATCAAATGCTCTTGGATATATTCGCTCCAAGCTTCCCAATAGTCTCCCCCTGGGTGGTCAATGAGTACCATCGGAACGGGACCGAACTTTCCAGTTTGACTCAAAGTCATGCATTCAAATGCTTCGTCCTGCGTGCCAAACCCGCCAGGAAACAGCGCCACTGCATCGCTTTCCCTGAGTAAAAATAGCTTGCGGGTAAAGAAATATTTGAAGTGAATTAATTTCGCGTCACCAACAATGTAAGGATTTGCTTCTTGCTCGAATGGTAGTTGAATATTCAACCCAAAAGAATTTTCCCTTCCCGCACCCTCATTTCCTGCCTGCATGATTCCGCCACCACCACCAGTCATCACCATAAACCCTAACTGAGTGACGCAACGGGCGAAGTCTGCTGCCATTTTATACGCCGGACTATCCACCGGAGTACGTGCCGAACCAAAAATTGTTACCTTCCGAACGTGGCGATAGGTATGAAATAATTCTAACCCTCGCTCCATATCCGCCAGAGAAGCCGCTAAGATTTTCCAATCGAGACGGTCAATCTCGCTATGTGCTAACCGAATAATAGTTGCGATCGCCTGCTGGATCAATTGCCGATGCTGCAAATCTGGCAGATGGTCTAACAGGGTAGCTAAGTCCGATCTAAGCGTGTCGATAGTGTCTAATGAACGGGATGAAGTCATGAGTGCTGCTGCACGGGTCGGCACTCTATTTTAGCGAGATTTGGGACATCTGTTGAGAGGAAATTACAGAGACGCAAAATTTCACGTCTTACAATCAGCAGAATTACTACGCTGATGAATGTATAGACCAAAAAGCGCCAT from Chroococcidiopsis sp. SAG 2025 harbors:
- a CDS encoding LOG family protein, which translates into the protein MTSSRSLDTIDTLRSDLATLLDHLPDLQHRQLIQQAIATIIRLAHSEIDRLDWKILAASLADMERGLELFHTYRHVRKVTIFGSARTPVDSPAYKMAADFARCVTQLGFMVMTGGGGGIMQAGNEGAGRENSFGLNIQLPFEQEANPYIVGDAKLIHFKYFFTRKLFLLRESDAVALFPGGFGTQDEAFECMTLSQTGKFGPVPMVLIDHPGGDYWEAWSEYIQEHLIQKGLVSPEDPSLYTITDNLDVACNAITQFYRVYHSSRYVRDLLVIRLDAELSDAEVEELNDNFSDILVKGKIEKSAALPQETQDETIDLPRIVLYFNQRDLGRLYQMIARINQMGQPSEETASHPERK